A window of Neorhizobium galegae bv. orientalis str. HAMBI 540 genomic DNA:
AAGGAGAAGACGATGAAGGTGAGCCGCCAGGAAGCCGAGGAGAACCGCGCCCGCGTGGTGTTGAAAGCGGGCGAACTGTTCCGCGAATACGGCTTTGACGGCATCGGCATCGCCGACCTGATGAAGGCGGCGGGCCTGACGCATGGTGGATTTTACGGCCAGTTCAAATCCAAGGTGGACCTGGCGGCCGAGGCAACGCGCCAGGCGCTGGCGCTCAACATCACCCTGTGGCGGGAGACGATCAACCGCACCCGCGGCAAGGCGCTCAAGGCGATCGCCGGCATGTATCTTTCCCGGCCGAACCTGCTCGTCAGGGCCAAGGGCTGCACCTTCGCCTCGCTCTGCGCCGATGCGTCTCGCCAGGGCGAAGCGGTGCAATCCGTGTTCGCCGAGGGCATCGAAAATCACCTGCGGCTGCTGCAGGAGATCGTCGACGGCGAAGGCGACGAAGAAAGGCGACGCAAGTCGATCGTCGTCCTGTCCCAGATGGTCGGCGGGCTGACGCTCGCCCGCGCGGTCGGCGATGCGCCGCTTGCAGCGGAGATCCTCGCCGCCCTTCGCGACGAGCTGGAGACACGGCACTAAACCTTTATGGCGCAACGGAAAATTCACCTTACAGCCCTGCGCATCCAAGAATTTGTTCCCGAATGCCCCGCAGAGGAATTTCCTGCCTGTGCGGCCAGCATTTTCGCTGGCAATATGCTGAAAAATGGCTGGACGCAGGAGAGCGCAATGACGATCGCCAACCTATCCCGACGGACCCTTTTGCAGGTGGGCGGTACACTGCTCGCCTCGACGGCTTTGCCGACTTTCGCCCTTGCTCAGGGCGCCGGCAACCGGCTGATCGTCGCTGCAGACTCCGAACCTAAAAACCTCAACCCGGCGATCGTCGCCTCGAACGGAGTGTTCTTCATCGCCAGCAAGGTGATCGAGCCGCTGGCAGAAGCCTCCTTCGATGGCAAGGACGGCCTGGCGCCGCGCCTCGCAACCTCCTGGGAAGGCTCGGCTGACGGTAAGTCGGTCACTTTCAAGCTGCGTGAGGGCGTGAAATGGCATGACGGCAAGCCGTTCACCTCGGCCGACGTCGCCTATTCGGCACTCAGCATCTGGAAGCCGCTGCAGAACCTCGGCCGCCTCGTCTTCGCCAA
This region includes:
- a CDS encoding TetR/AcrR family transcriptional regulator, giving the protein MKVSRQEAEENRARVVLKAGELFREYGFDGIGIADLMKAAGLTHGGFYGQFKSKVDLAAEATRQALALNITLWRETINRTRGKALKAIAGMYLSRPNLLVRAKGCTFASLCADASRQGEAVQSVFAEGIENHLRLLQEIVDGEGDEERRRKSIVVLSQMVGGLTLARAVGDAPLAAEILAALRDELETRH